A genome region from Streptomyces pratensis includes the following:
- a CDS encoding DUF742 domain-containing protein, which yields MTPGPGRRLIPAYLVTGGRSAPTGPTLDRLAVLIRTGSALPPGTGSEQRRLCELLEPGALTVVECAAHLELPVSATVFLATDLVAAGHLHARPPIPSAGEIDRSLVERLLVGLRSLH from the coding sequence ATGACCCCCGGCCCAGGGCGCCGCCTGATCCCCGCCTACCTGGTCACCGGTGGCCGCTCCGCGCCCACCGGCCCCACGCTCGACCGGCTCGCCGTGCTCATCCGTACGGGCTCGGCCCTTCCGCCGGGTACGGGTTCGGAGCAGCGCAGGCTCTGCGAGCTCCTTGAACCGGGAGCCCTCACCGTCGTCGAGTGCGCTGCCCACCTGGAACTTCCGGTCAGCGCCACGGTCTTCCTGGCCACGGACCTCGTGGCCGCAGGACATCTGCACGCTCGACCACCGATCCCCAGTGCCGGTGAGATCGACCGGTCGCTCGTCGAGAGGCTGCTCGTTGGACTCCGTTCACTCCACTGA
- a CDS encoding MBL fold metallo-hydrolase, whose protein sequence is MSITGGDVVDLGRGLYAWMPPKRGWGLANCGLLVSQRGALWIDTPYDPFLAGQFLMESRKRLPDGADVDRVIVTHANGDHFWGAGVLPEAEIIATREAREHLHYDPTPQQQHALVAGSDPSTPLGGYLRRHFGAFDWSATEAVRPTTWFTGELELTLGDYAVQVSSLPPAHTTGDLIVHLPTQRTVFSGDVIFSSTPQQPGDHPVHWAGPLSNVIDACERVLATGAEVIVPGHGPVLDPAGVREHMGYLTYVRERAHALHAAGVPAAEAARRVIGEARYPALGLPERLVVTIGSEYRHLDGSELPGVLQVMADVAAAAHEADVACTGGPA, encoded by the coding sequence ATGTCGATCACGGGTGGGGACGTCGTGGACCTCGGCAGGGGCCTGTACGCCTGGATGCCGCCGAAGCGGGGCTGGGGCCTGGCCAACTGCGGTCTTCTCGTGTCGCAGCGCGGTGCTCTGTGGATCGACACCCCCTACGACCCGTTTCTGGCCGGGCAGTTCCTGATGGAGAGCCGTAAGCGCCTGCCCGACGGGGCGGACGTCGACCGCGTGATCGTCACCCATGCCAACGGGGACCACTTCTGGGGCGCCGGAGTGCTGCCGGAAGCCGAGATCATCGCTACCCGGGAAGCTCGGGAGCACCTCCACTACGACCCCACTCCTCAGCAGCAACACGCCCTGGTGGCCGGAAGTGATCCGTCCACACCCCTCGGTGGGTATCTCCGCCGTCACTTCGGAGCCTTCGACTGGTCGGCCACCGAGGCGGTGCGGCCGACGACCTGGTTCACCGGGGAGCTCGAACTGACCCTGGGGGACTACGCGGTCCAGGTGTCGTCCCTGCCGCCCGCACACACGACGGGTGACCTGATCGTCCATCTGCCCACGCAGCGGACGGTGTTCAGCGGCGACGTCATCTTCTCGTCCACCCCGCAGCAGCCCGGGGACCATCCTGTGCACTGGGCAGGCCCGCTGAGCAATGTGATCGATGCCTGTGAACGTGTGTTGGCCACCGGCGCGGAGGTGATCGTGCCCGGTCACGGACCGGTGCTCGACCCGGCCGGGGTACGGGAGCACATGGGCTACCTCACGTACGTACGCGAACGCGCCCATGCCCTCCACGCGGCAGGCGTCCCCGCGGCAGAGGCGGCCCGCCGGGTGATCGGCGAGGCACGATACCCGGCACTGGGCCTGCCGGAGCGGCTCGTGGTGACCATCGGAAGCGAGTACCGGCACCTGGACGGCTCCGAACTCCCCGGTGTCCTGCAGGTGATGGCCGACGTGGCCGCCGCCGCCCATGAGGCCGACGTGGCGTGTACCGGCGGTCCGGCGTGA
- a CDS encoding ATP-binding protein: MAWILALAAVVVATWSTARMYQARREAYGAAARAELTERQAKAAEARTLALTEEIRQLARKRIPAAAVALSHRAAPVPGLREAAGIEGDAARLLTEAVQAARTAVLEERQRVDAAARSAMRGTSAKIQSLLNQSQHLLHELQHEYDDPRILQLDFRNELALRRTQATAVLCDAWPGLARQNSSLVEVVLGAQSRVAGYERIKVANHLRQERLALVARAAEPLAIALAELLANATAYSHPDTEVPVTVQQTTGRGALILVDDAGIGMDEDALKRARALLTGPSEVLLTELGDPPQTGFAVVGRLIARYGFSCHIESSPYGGMRTMLRIPAHLLTVMDDDRTLSVLAPKPVHAVGAGAPAEIASPAASSARDASPETAPRAGAPTPAAPAASPALAAPAPESAVPAPPAPTSAEPTSAEPTSAEPAAPGPEPAGPGPVPESAAEEAVRTAGLPTRRRRSPRTASPEASTTRQQAEEEPLLRTPEQAGAAWAALQKGTLSGRNAPAPPAPTASPSDDRGDDET; encoded by the coding sequence GTGGCATGGATCTTGGCCCTGGCCGCCGTCGTGGTGGCGACATGGTCGACCGCACGTATGTATCAGGCCAGGAGGGAGGCCTACGGCGCCGCGGCACGCGCCGAGCTGACCGAGCGCCAGGCCAAGGCGGCCGAGGCCCGTACCCTCGCCCTCACCGAGGAGATCCGCCAGCTCGCCCGGAAGCGGATTCCCGCCGCCGCCGTCGCACTCTCCCACCGGGCCGCGCCCGTTCCGGGGCTGCGGGAGGCCGCGGGGATCGAGGGTGACGCCGCACGTCTGCTGACCGAAGCCGTACAGGCCGCGCGCACGGCGGTGCTGGAGGAACGCCAACGCGTCGACGCGGCGGCCCGTTCGGCCATGCGCGGCACCTCCGCCAAGATCCAGTCCCTGCTCAACCAGTCCCAGCACCTGCTGCACGAGCTCCAGCACGAGTACGACGACCCACGCATCCTGCAGCTCGACTTCCGCAACGAGCTGGCCCTGCGGCGTACCCAGGCCACGGCCGTGCTCTGCGACGCCTGGCCGGGGCTCGCCCGGCAGAACTCCTCACTCGTCGAGGTCGTGCTCGGTGCCCAGTCGCGGGTCGCCGGGTACGAGCGAATCAAGGTCGCCAACCATCTGCGTCAGGAGCGGCTCGCGCTGGTCGCCCGTGCCGCTGAACCCCTCGCGATCGCGCTCGCCGAGCTGCTTGCCAACGCGACGGCGTACTCCCACCCGGACACCGAGGTCCCGGTGACGGTCCAGCAGACCACGGGCCGCGGGGCGCTGATCCTGGTCGACGACGCCGGGATCGGTATGGACGAGGACGCGCTGAAACGTGCCCGCGCACTGCTGACCGGCCCGTCCGAGGTGCTGCTCACCGAGCTGGGCGATCCGCCGCAGACCGGCTTCGCCGTGGTGGGGCGGCTCATCGCGCGGTACGGCTTCAGCTGCCACATCGAGTCGTCGCCCTACGGGGGGATGCGCACGATGCTGCGTATTCCGGCTCATCTGCTGACCGTGATGGACGACGACCGGACCCTGTCCGTACTCGCGCCGAAGCCGGTGCACGCGGTGGGTGCCGGGGCTCCCGCCGAAATCGCCTCGCCCGCCGCGTCCTCGGCGCGGGACGCGTCTCCCGAGACCGCCCCGCGCGCCGGGGCTCCGACGCCTGCCGCACCGGCCGCCTCCCCGGCACTCGCCGCACCGGCGCCTGAATCCGCCGTCCCAGCACCACCGGCGCCGACATCTGCCGAACCGACATCTGCCGAGCCGACATCTGCCGAACCGGCCGCTCCCGGGCCCGAGCCCGCTGGACCCGGTCCGGTACCCGAGTCCGCCGCCGAGGAAGCGGTGCGGACGGCGGGGCTGCCCACGCGGCGGCGCAGATCGCCCCGGACGGCTTCTCCGGAGGCGTCGACGACGCGGCAGCAGGCGGAGGAGGAGCCGTTGCTCCGTACCCCGGAGCAGGCCGGAGCGGCCTGGGCCGCCCTTCAGAAGGGCACTCTCAGTGGCAGGAATGCGCCCGCGCCACCGGCACCCACAGCATCCCCATCGGACGACCGAGGAGACGACGAGACGTGA
- a CDS encoding nucleotide pyrophosphohydrolase translates to MTELDVAQLQRRLADFAASRAWEPYHTPKNLCAALSVEASELLEIFQWLTPEQSARVMEDPDKAFRVTDEVADVLAYLLQFCEVLGIDALAALAAKMDRNEQRFPVADGAEPTDRHSLE, encoded by the coding sequence GTGACCGAACTGGATGTAGCACAACTGCAGCGGCGGCTGGCCGACTTCGCGGCGTCCCGGGCCTGGGAGCCGTACCACACCCCCAAGAACCTCTGCGCCGCACTGAGCGTGGAGGCCTCCGAACTCCTGGAGATCTTCCAGTGGCTGACGCCGGAACAGTCGGCGAGAGTCATGGAGGACCCCGACAAGGCGTTCCGCGTCACGGATGAGGTCGCGGACGTCCTGGCGTATCTGCTGCAGTTCTGCGAGGTCCTCGGGATCGACGCGCTGGCGGCACTGGCAGCCAAGATGGACCGGAATGAACAGCGCTTCCCCGTGGCGGACGGAGCCGAGCCGACGGATCGTCACTCTTTGGAGTGA
- a CDS encoding roadblock/LC7 domain-containing protein, with translation MSTTPTAGDLAWVLTPLLELPGVQHAVVATGDGLVEGASPGLERASAERVAAMTATLHAAARAFTTAFTEAESPRLAQTVVESDLGFAVVVPAGKNTTLALFAAPDAHLGNIAYQMQVQVTALTRAMHAPTRQPDAATRP, from the coding sequence GTGAGCACCACCCCCACCGCCGGTGATCTCGCCTGGGTGCTGACCCCCTTGCTGGAGCTGCCCGGAGTACAGCACGCCGTGGTCGCCACCGGAGACGGTCTCGTCGAGGGCGCGTCGCCCGGCCTGGAACGCGCGTCCGCCGAGCGGGTCGCCGCGATGACGGCCACCCTGCACGCGGCGGCCCGTGCCTTCACCACCGCCTTCACCGAGGCCGAGTCGCCGCGTCTGGCCCAGACGGTCGTCGAGTCCGATCTGGGATTCGCCGTCGTCGTACCGGCCGGGAAGAACACGACTCTCGCCCTGTTCGCGGCCCCCGACGCGCACCTCGGGAACATCGCGTACCAGATGCAGGTGCAGGTCACCGCGCTGACCCGGGCCATGCACGCCCCCACCCGTCAACCGGACGCTGCCACCCGGCCATGA
- a CDS encoding AAA family ATPase: MRAERFGAHGRAYGPLMTVISSGPTVPSPSGAARPARPFVGELRLDAFASHRRTVIPLGPLTLLTGGSGSGKTTALRGYEALARLAAGDTLEDVFPDPAAWVPESVGADAQGRRGFRLGCTVEGPAGPVRLDLAVQAEPALRIVGERLTDHGETLLSTALRDPRRPSVQAAWHTAGAVPVTRAPFPDDRLGTALLPLRVAGTTDGQLRVLSAAEQVVVALRSAFVCDPQPRLMRAAVPVGEGRLTSCCDNLADVLYRTHSQCAQRHARLVAGVDAGCAGQVTGLTAERLEDGRVQASTGRGQGRSTPIGRLGDGELRYLAHALVLLTGPHVLVVDPAAEVPSAMQALTVLADGLDRSLDLRQTGELLALAASICADGHMRLLGTVGGTAAATARGTAGATVVDLTP, translated from the coding sequence GTGCGGGCGGAACGGTTCGGCGCTCACGGGCGTGCGTACGGTCCGCTCATGACTGTGATCTCCTCGGGGCCAACGGTTCCGTCGCCCTCCGGTGCGGCCCGGCCCGCCCGCCCTTTCGTCGGTGAGCTCCGGCTCGACGCCTTCGCCTCGCACCGCCGCACCGTCATCCCGCTCGGCCCGCTCACGCTGCTGACCGGAGGCAGTGGCAGCGGTAAGACGACGGCCCTCCGCGGGTACGAGGCGCTCGCGCGGCTGGCCGCCGGTGACACCCTCGAGGACGTCTTCCCCGATCCGGCGGCCTGGGTGCCCGAAAGTGTGGGCGCCGACGCGCAGGGGCGGCGTGGGTTCAGGCTCGGCTGCACGGTGGAGGGCCCGGCCGGCCCGGTGAGACTGGATCTCGCCGTGCAGGCCGAGCCCGCACTCCGCATCGTGGGCGAGCGGCTCACGGACCACGGCGAGACCTTGCTGAGCACGGCGCTGCGGGATCCACGGCGCCCCTCCGTCCAGGCCGCCTGGCACACCGCCGGAGCGGTGCCGGTGACACGCGCCCCCTTCCCCGACGACCGGCTCGGCACCGCGCTGCTGCCGTTACGGGTCGCGGGAACGACGGACGGTCAGCTCAGGGTGCTCAGCGCGGCCGAACAGGTGGTGGTGGCACTGCGGTCGGCATTCGTCTGTGATCCTCAGCCGCGACTGATGCGTGCGGCCGTGCCGGTCGGGGAGGGGCGGCTCACCTCGTGCTGCGACAACCTCGCCGACGTCCTGTACCGCACCCACAGCCAGTGCGCCCAGCGGCACGCCAGGCTGGTCGCCGGCGTGGACGCCGGGTGTGCGGGACAGGTGACAGGACTGACCGCCGAGCGCCTGGAGGACGGGAGGGTGCAGGCGTCGACCGGCCGGGGCCAGGGGCGCAGCACACCCATCGGCCGCCTCGGTGACGGTGAACTCCGCTATCTCGCCCATGCGCTCGTACTGCTGACCGGACCTCATGTCCTGGTGGTGGACCCTGCGGCAGAGGTGCCGTCGGCCATGCAGGCTCTCACCGTCCTGGCCGACGGACTCGACCGGAGCCTCGACCTGCGGCAGACCGGGGAACTGCTCGCTCTGGCGGCTTCGATCTGTGCGGACGGGCACATGCGCCTGCTGGGGACGGTCGGCGGGACGGCCGCGGCGACGGCCCGGGGGACGGCCGGTGCGACGGTGGTAGACCTGACGCCGTGA
- the mmuM gene encoding homocysteine S-methyltransferase, giving the protein MNPGRTPDVPPGRTLGEALAEGTLLLDGGLSNQLEAQGCDLSDALWSARLLSDAPQQIEAAHTAYARAGAQVLITASYQATFEGFARHGIGRARAAELMAGSVEAARRAGAVTGREFWVAASVGPYGAMLADGSEYRGRYGLTVRELARFHRPRVETLAAAAPDVLALETVPDIDEAEALLRVVQELDVPVWLSYSVAGDRTRAGQPLSEAFGLVAGIEQVVAVGVNCCDPVDADRAVDAASAATGKPVVVYPNSGEEWNADGRDWTGRGTFEPGRVRGWQRSGARLVGGCCRVGPSEIAAIAERLEPSGA; this is encoded by the coding sequence GTGAACCCCGGCCGTACACCCGATGTCCCACCCGGCCGTACGCTCGGCGAGGCGCTCGCCGAGGGGACCCTTCTGCTGGACGGGGGCCTCTCCAACCAGCTGGAGGCACAGGGCTGCGATCTGTCCGACGCCCTCTGGTCGGCCCGGCTGCTGAGCGACGCGCCCCAGCAGATCGAGGCCGCCCACACGGCCTATGCGCGGGCGGGTGCGCAGGTGCTCATCACCGCCAGCTATCAGGCGACCTTCGAAGGGTTCGCGCGGCACGGCATCGGGCGGGCCAGGGCGGCGGAGCTGATGGCCGGCAGCGTGGAGGCGGCCCGCCGGGCCGGTGCGGTGACGGGACGGGAGTTCTGGGTCGCCGCCTCCGTCGGACCGTACGGCGCGATGCTCGCGGACGGCAGCGAGTACCGGGGCCGGTACGGTCTGACCGTCCGCGAGCTGGCACGCTTCCACCGGCCCCGGGTGGAGACACTGGCAGCGGCGGCCCCGGACGTACTGGCGCTGGAGACGGTGCCGGACATCGACGAGGCCGAGGCCCTGCTGCGGGTCGTCCAGGAGCTCGACGTGCCGGTCTGGCTCTCCTACAGCGTGGCGGGGGACCGGACAAGGGCCGGGCAGCCCCTGTCGGAGGCCTTCGGACTCGTCGCGGGCATCGAACAGGTGGTGGCCGTGGGGGTCAACTGCTGTGATCCGGTCGACGCGGACCGTGCGGTGGATGCGGCGTCGGCGGCCACCGGCAAGCCCGTCGTCGTGTATCCCAACAGCGGTGAGGAGTGGAACGCCGACGGCCGCGACTGGACCGGCAGGGGCACGTTCGAACCGGGCAGGGTGCGGGGCTGGCAGCGGTCGGGGGCACGGCTGGTCGGTGGCTGCTGCCGGGTGGGCCCGTCCGAAATCGCGGCGATCGCCGAGCGACTGGAGCCATCCGGAGCGTGA
- a CDS encoding LLM class F420-dependent oxidoreductase encodes MDLRIFTEPQQGADYDTLLTVAKATEDLGFDAFYRSDHYLRMGTGDGLPGPTDAWITLAGLARETKRIRLGTLMTAGTFRLPGVLAIQVAQVDQMSGGRVELGLGAGWFQEEHKAYGIPFPKEKFGRLEEQLAIVTGLWETETGKTFSYDGTYYQLTDSPALPKPAQAKVPVLIGGHGAVRTPRLAARYADEFNIPFASIEDSEKQFGRVRDAAVEAGRAPDDLVYSNALVVCVGKNDAEVARRASTIGREVEEIKANGLAGSPDEVVDKIGRYAAIGSSRIYLQVLDLHDLEHLELIASQVQSQLG; translated from the coding sequence ATGGATCTTCGAATCTTCACCGAGCCCCAGCAAGGGGCTGACTACGACACCCTGCTCACCGTCGCCAAGGCCACCGAGGACCTCGGCTTCGACGCCTTCTACCGGTCCGACCACTATCTGCGCATGGGCACCGGGGACGGCTTGCCCGGCCCGACCGACGCGTGGATCACCCTGGCAGGGCTCGCCCGCGAGACCAAGCGGATCCGTCTGGGCACCTTGATGACGGCGGGCACCTTCCGTCTTCCCGGGGTGCTGGCCATCCAGGTCGCCCAGGTCGACCAGATGTCCGGCGGCCGGGTCGAGCTGGGCCTGGGTGCCGGCTGGTTCCAGGAGGAGCACAAGGCGTACGGCATCCCGTTCCCGAAGGAGAAGTTCGGCCGGCTGGAGGAGCAGCTGGCCATCGTCACGGGCCTCTGGGAGACCGAGACCGGCAAGACGTTCAGTTACGACGGGACGTACTACCAGCTCACCGACTCGCCGGCGCTGCCCAAGCCCGCCCAGGCCAAGGTGCCGGTCCTGATCGGGGGCCACGGAGCGGTTCGCACGCCGAGGCTGGCCGCGCGGTACGCGGACGAGTTCAATATCCCCTTCGCGTCCATCGAGGACAGCGAAAAGCAGTTCGGCCGGGTCAGGGACGCGGCCGTGGAGGCCGGGCGGGCGCCCGACGACCTGGTGTATTCCAACGCCTTGGTGGTGTGCGTCGGGAAGAACGACGCGGAGGTGGCGCGGCGCGCCTCCACCATCGGCCGGGAGGTCGAGGAGATCAAGGCGAACGGCCTGGCCGGCTCGCCCGACGAGGTGGTCGACAAGATCGGCCGGTACGCCGCCATCGGCTCGTCCCGGATCTACCTCCAGGTCCTGGACCTCCATGACCTGGAGCATCTGGAGCTCATCGCGTCGCAGGTCCAGTCCCAGTTGGGCTGA
- a CDS encoding cytochrome P450, giving the protein MTSAESGTSPGTAPSLLEPLALYGAGFAADPHGHYRRLRAQGPLARVRIAPDVDALLVTDYHAAVDLLRDTETFTKDPRAWQAGVPADSPVLPVLGHRPTALFTDGAVHARYREAINDTLALIEPHLLRAEVARVAQRLIAAFSATGTGDLIAQYARRLPLHVFTASFGVAPEDTERVVRGTAGMMDSAADAGAAYDDLVGVVTALVADRRRRPGRDLTTYLLGHPAGLDDNEAVRQITLIMSAGHDPTTNLIGNALLRMLSDTGYGRSLHGGAMTAREAVDDVLWRDPPLANMGAHFPRHDTEFHGVPLRAGQLVLVSFAAANTQSPPSVMDPAVRSGHGAHLAWSTGPHRCPARQPALLMAMTAIEQLTSQLCDLELAVTPEALVWRPGPFHRAPAHLPVRFTPLDTLAEPGDAGAPDAADHVPARVGGTPNG; this is encoded by the coding sequence ATGACCTCTGCCGAGTCCGGTACTTCACCCGGCACCGCCCCCTCGCTCCTGGAGCCGCTCGCGCTGTACGGCGCCGGCTTCGCCGCCGATCCGCACGGCCACTACCGCCGGCTGCGCGCCCAGGGGCCGCTGGCCAGGGTGCGCATCGCTCCGGACGTCGACGCGCTGCTGGTCACCGACTACCACGCGGCCGTCGACCTGCTGCGGGACACCGAGACCTTCACCAAGGACCCGCGTGCCTGGCAGGCGGGTGTGCCTGCCGACTCACCGGTCCTGCCCGTGCTCGGTCACCGGCCCACCGCACTCTTCACCGACGGCGCCGTGCACGCCCGTTACCGTGAGGCGATCAACGACACCCTCGCCCTGATCGAACCCCATCTGCTGCGTGCGGAGGTCGCCCGGGTCGCGCAGCGGCTCATCGCCGCGTTCTCCGCCACCGGCACCGGTGACCTCATCGCCCAGTACGCCCGCAGGCTGCCCCTGCACGTCTTCACGGCCTCCTTCGGCGTGGCCCCGGAGGACACCGAGCGGGTGGTCCGCGGTACCGCCGGAATGATGGACTCCGCAGCCGATGCGGGGGCTGCCTACGACGATCTGGTCGGCGTCGTCACCGCCCTCGTCGCCGACCGGCGGCGCAGACCGGGCCGTGACCTCACCACGTACCTGCTCGGCCATCCGGCAGGTCTCGACGACAACGAGGCCGTGCGCCAGATCACGCTCATCATGAGCGCGGGGCACGACCCCACGACCAACCTGATCGGCAACGCGCTGCTACGCATGCTCAGCGACACCGGTTACGGACGCTCGCTGCACGGCGGCGCCATGACCGCGCGTGAGGCGGTCGACGACGTGCTCTGGCGCGATCCGCCGCTGGCCAACATGGGCGCGCACTTCCCGCGCCACGACACCGAGTTCCACGGGGTTCCGCTGCGCGCCGGGCAGTTGGTGCTGGTCTCCTTCGCCGCCGCCAACACGCAGTCGCCGCCTTCGGTCATGGACCCCGCGGTGCGCTCCGGTCACGGCGCCCACCTGGCGTGGTCGACCGGACCGCACCGGTGCCCGGCCAGACAGCCCGCCCTGCTGATGGCGATGACCGCGATCGAGCAGCTCACCAGTCAGCTCTGCGACCTGGAACTGGCGGTCACGCCCGAGGCGCTGGTCTGGCGACCGGGCCCCTTCCACCGTGCCCCCGCCCATCTCCCGGTCCGTTTCACACCGCTCGACACGCTCGCGGAACCGGGCGACGCGGGCGCTCCGGACGCCGCCGATCACGTTCCGGCCCGTGTCGGTGGTACGCCGAACGGGTGA
- a CDS encoding DUF6099 family protein has translation MEAERLIAAGRSALAESRGVPAVMAEAWQAQALARAVGGQLARCGPAELRTEARALSETCALGSAVLDHPMVPAGGVRASQLTEVAHVPQALADLVLLLGEAGIALVGVACGTEEEGLYWQCIEAIDAVDESVDRVHGMLRRLAEQEQEGEWGGEQEVNRGHDGPFGVIRGPAGFVAGQP, from the coding sequence ATGGAAGCGGAGCGACTGATCGCGGCGGGCAGGAGCGCGCTGGCGGAGAGCCGGGGAGTGCCGGCCGTCATGGCGGAGGCATGGCAGGCACAGGCGCTCGCCCGCGCGGTCGGCGGGCAGTTGGCGAGGTGCGGACCGGCGGAGTTACGGACCGAGGCACGCGCGCTCAGTGAAACGTGCGCCCTGGGCAGCGCAGTGCTCGACCACCCGATGGTTCCGGCCGGAGGCGTGCGGGCCTCGCAGCTCACCGAAGTGGCGCATGTCCCGCAGGCGTTGGCCGATCTCGTGCTGCTGCTCGGTGAGGCGGGCATCGCGTTGGTGGGTGTCGCCTGCGGCACGGAGGAAGAAGGACTCTACTGGCAGTGCATCGAGGCCATAGACGCCGTCGACGAGTCGGTGGACAGGGTCCACGGCATGCTGCGACGGCTTGCCGAGCAGGAGCAGGAGGGCGAGTGGGGCGGCGAGCAGGAGGTGAACCGGGGGCATGACGGTCCTTTCGGAGTGATCCGCGGACCGGCGGGTTTCGTCGCCGGACAGCCGTGA
- a CDS encoding GTP-binding protein → MDSVHSTDRGGIGYLPSAAETLMKLVVTGPFGVGKTTLIRTLSEIPTLHTEEVMTQSSTGVDDTAGLPEKTTTTVAVDFGRLTVQDDLVLYMFGTPGQERFLPLWEDIARGALGALVMVDTRRLEDSFAVMDMVEEQGLPYAVAVNRFPDAPAHADEVLRKHLDLDPRTPLVQCDARERRGSIDALIALAEHALTRLPASQESS, encoded by the coding sequence TTGGACTCCGTTCACTCCACTGACCGGGGCGGCATCGGCTATCTGCCGAGTGCCGCCGAGACCCTGATGAAACTTGTCGTCACGGGTCCCTTCGGCGTGGGCAAGACGACCCTGATCCGGACGCTGTCGGAGATCCCGACCCTGCACACGGAAGAGGTGATGACGCAGTCCAGCACGGGAGTCGACGACACCGCCGGGCTTCCGGAGAAGACCACGACCACGGTCGCCGTCGACTTCGGCCGGCTGACCGTCCAGGACGACCTGGTGCTCTACATGTTCGGCACCCCGGGACAGGAGCGCTTCCTCCCCCTCTGGGAGGACATCGCCCGGGGAGCACTGGGCGCTCTCGTCATGGTCGACACCCGCAGGCTGGAGGACTCCTTCGCGGTCATGGACATGGTGGAGGAGCAGGGACTCCCGTACGCCGTCGCCGTGAACCGCTTTCCCGATGCCCCGGCCCACGCGGACGAGGTCCTGCGCAAGCACCTCGACCTCGATCCCCGCACCCCACTGGTGCAGTGCGACGCCCGCGAGCGCCGGGGCAGCATCGATGCCCTGATCGCCCTCGCCGAGCACGCTCTGACCCGTCTGCCCGCGTCCCAGGAATCGTCATGA
- a CDS encoding cell division protein SepF: protein MSRYDRYDRYDATDEQWEGLAQVVPLRGRNEWPSRVDHRSAPDQRESAEQRRLVVLRVQVFADAREVAEYLVAQIPVLLDLTGAENDVAKRILDFSSGVVFGLGSGMHRVDRNVFLLAPVGMEVEGVTAAGVPHS from the coding sequence GTGAGCAGGTACGACAGGTACGACAGGTACGACGCCACCGACGAGCAGTGGGAAGGACTCGCCCAGGTCGTACCCCTGAGGGGCCGCAACGAATGGCCGTCCCGGGTCGACCACCGGTCGGCCCCGGACCAGCGGGAGTCGGCCGAGCAGCGGCGCCTGGTCGTTCTGCGGGTCCAGGTGTTCGCGGACGCGCGAGAGGTGGCCGAATACCTGGTGGCGCAGATTCCGGTCCTGCTCGACCTCACCGGCGCCGAGAACGACGTGGCGAAGCGCATCCTGGACTTCAGCAGCGGTGTGGTCTTCGGGCTCGGCAGCGGGATGCACCGGGTGGACCGCAACGTCTTCCTGCTCGCGCCGGTCGGCATGGAGGTCGAGGGGGTCACCGCGGCGGGCGTACCTCATTCGTAG